A DNA window from Brassica napus cultivar Da-Ae chromosome A4, Da-Ae, whole genome shotgun sequence contains the following coding sequences:
- the LOC125608385 gene encoding LOB domain-containing protein 18-like yields MSGGGNTITPMGGGGCGGRSSGSGGTSGGGGGGPCGACKFLRRKCVPGCIFAPYFDSEQGSAYFAAVHKVFGASNVSKLLLHIPVHRRSDAVVTICYEAQARIRDPIYGCVAHIFALQQQVVNLQAEVSYVQAHLASLELPDPQTRPPPPPQSQPQSLFFTPPPLSTTDLAASVSPLPSTYDLASTFDHAASPSSWATQQRRFVDPRHQYGRSLSSSSATVGLAGGNSDLEALAHELLHRQGSPPPTTTDDSPSRTMSR; encoded by the exons ATGAGCGGCGGTGGAAACACAATCACCCCCATGGGAGGTGGTGGTTGTGGTGGAAGAAGTAGCGGCAGTGGAGGAACTagtggcggtggtggtggtgggccATGTGGTGCTTGTAAGTTTCTAAGGAGAAAGTGTGTTCCAGGTTGTATATTCGCACCGTACTTCGACTCTGAGCAAGGCTCGGCTTATTTTGCGGCGGTGCATAAAGTTTTCGGAGCCAGCAACGTCTCAAAACTTCTATTACACATACCGGTTCATCGACGGTCCGATGCAGTTGTAACCATTTGCTATGAAGCTCAGGCTCGGATAAGGGACCCTATCTATGGTTGCGTCGCTCACATCTTTGCTCTTCAGCAACAG GTGGTGAATCTACAGGCAGAAGTCTCTTACGTACAAGCCCATTTGGCATCTCTAGAGCTACCTGACCCGCAAACGCGACCACCACCTCCACCGCAATCGCAACCACAATCGCTCTTCTTCACTCCTCCACCACTTTCCACAACAGATTTAGCTGCATCAGTCTCACCATTACCTTCAACATACGACTTAGCTTCTACCTTCGATCATGCAGCGTCTCCTTCGTCGTGGGCAACACAACAACGAAGATTCGTTGATCCACGCCACCAATACGGAAGATCATTGTCATCTTCTTCAGCAACCGTAGGGCTAGCTGGTGGAAACAGTGACCTTGAAGCATTAGCACATGAGCTCCTACATAGGCAAGGATCTCCTCCACCTACAACTACCGATGACTCGCCGTCTCGGACTATGTCTAGATGA